The Pristiophorus japonicus isolate sPriJap1 chromosome 26, sPriJap1.hap1, whole genome shotgun sequence DNA segment agatagagagcgagcgagcgagagaggaggggaagagagagaggggcgttTAGTACAGGAGGGGAGCACGTGTActcgggtggggggagaggaggaggaggagaggggggggaagaaaaaaaaagagaaatgagAGGAGGAGAATTAAGAGGGGAGGAGAGATGAGAGAAGGCGGAGGAGAGTGAAAGAAGGAGGAGTAGGGAGTGAGAGAaggaggagaagagggagaagagagagggggggtgataaAAAGACAGAGCGGAGAGGAGCCCTCCTATTGACATCAGTCCACCGCCTGGTCCACCTCTACCCACCCCCTGGGGACAGACTGGCCCCCGGCTGAGCGGTGGTACACAGCTGGATCAATACAGTGCGCacaaattacccccaaccccagcaAAACTACTCAGACTGCATTGATTACTCGACACGCCCttactcttgccccccccccctcaagaGACCCTTACATTccgacccacccctccccacagccTTTCCCGTGCACCCCTTACCCCTGACCCGTGGCCCCACACAATCTCACTCTCCCGGGAACGCCTTTTTCTCAGGGAGGTATTCCACGCTAGGTTAAccacgcccccgccccctccctccccccccccccccccccccacccccacacgccCACCCCGGAGTGTGCTTACAGTCTGCAGGCGGTCAGTCAGCTCCCGGCGACGGTTCCGGCACTTGGCGGCTGCCAGCTTGTTTCTCTCCCTGCGAACGCGGCgcttctcctcctcttccactgtgagctgtaacaaaacgCATCCCGTCAGTCACTCAGCCTCTGCTGACACTTTCACCCACACTGCTGCTTCCCAATCCACCAACTCCTAACCATAACCCTCCACATCCTCACTCCAAGGCACCATCACACTCCCCTTCCATCCCAAACCCACAAGATCAAAATCttctccagtgatgggacagtgtagagggagctttactccatctaactccgtgctgtatctgccctgggagtgtttaatgggacagtgtagagggagttttactctatctaaccccgtgctgtatttgccctgggagtgtttgatgggacagtgtagagggagctttactctgtatctaacccagtgttgtacctgccctggtagtgtttggtgggacagtgtagagggagctttactctaagccaaccccgtgttgtacctgccctgggagtgtttggtgggacagtgtagagggtgctttacactatctaaccccgtgccgtatTTGACCTAATCGACAATCTGCCCCGAGCCATTCCCAGCACCAATATTAATTTTCCCCAAAAAATGCTTTAATAAAAAAACCTTTAACAACTGCAAGTGACTTTGAGCTGGCGTGATTGACCATTGGCTTTGGCTAGAGTGGTTGTCGCAGTCCAGCTCTgtgtatatacacatacacatacacatacacacatgccaCGAGCTCTTCACAGACTCACCGTTTCATCACGTGCCCTCCGAGAGCGGCTGGCTCGGGTGGGTTTTGGCGGCTCGGCGCTGCTGTAGGAGCACATGCCTGGGGTGGAATAGCTGGTCCCGGGGAGATTGTAGGGGTCCATGGTGGGTTGGGGCAGGGGCGGAAGCTGAGCCTGAGACTGGGACTGCGCCACCGAGGAGATGACAGTCGGCTGTACCATCCACTGCAGGTCCTGGCTGGTGGTGATGGCAGTGAGGGTTGGCACGAAGGATCCCGGCatctccccaacacctggagtgcACTCCTGGAATAAATGGGAATGTAGTacattttgtaaaaaaaaactggGGTTGGAGTTGGACTGGGAAATGGGGGACTGGAGTTTCCACAGGACTGCCAATGTTTTAAAAATTCATTGTTGGCATCACTgacaaagctggcatttattgcccatccctaattgccctagagaaggtggtggtgagccaccttcttgaaccgctgcagtttgatACAATGGagaggcttgctaggccacttcagagggcagttaagagtcaatcacattgctatgggtctggagtcacgtatcggccagaccgggtaaaagcGGCAGATTTCTGTTAGCGAAATTGTAAGCCAAGATCCTGAACACGGGAGGTGGAGGAGACTGGGAGTACAAGTCACTAGACGCAAAACCCTAGCAAAAAGGTTTAGCATAGGATTCCAGACAGCTGAAAAATAATTTCTCCCAGTGGTAGAAACGTagaaaacaggagcaggccattcggcccttcgagcctgcaccgccattcaatatgatcatggctgatcctctatctcaacaccatattcctgctttttccccataccccttgatgtcttgtgTCTAGAAATttatcttcctcttaaatatattcagtgacttggtagaACAAGGTTTGGCTGTGTGGTCATGAACCCTCCCATTAGGCTTGGGTGACTGGGGTTGGGGGCCATGACCTACCCTGACCCCTCTTCCCCAGTGGCAAAGTTAGGTTTAATGACACTTGCCAGGGGGGGGGTTCATGACCCTTAACTCAATAGGCTTGGCCGATTGGGGTGGGGGTGTCGTGacccctcctcacctccctctcccaTTGGCTCCGCCAACTGATCTCTTCCCAAAGTCACACATTTTCCAATGATCACAGATGGATTGAAGCAGATTCCTGATTGGTGCGGGAATTAGGAGTGGGGGGAAATTCCAACTTCAGGAGATTTCAACGTCAATTACCCCACCCTCCTTACAGAAGTCAACTGGATGGGAGGTGGAGGGGCCATAGACTGGCGAGTGGGGCAGGTTCTTTAAATAACTCTGCTTGAGGACTGAGCGATGAACTGTGTGTCCATCAGGTGGACTCTGCTCCCTCCAGTGGATATATTTTGAAGAGCTcaccctggtgtactggccaatatttatccttcaaatcaacaaatagattatctgggtcattatcacattgctgtttgtgggaacttgctgtgcgcaaattggctgccgcgcattacaagtgactatactccaaaagtacatcaatggctgtaaagcgcttcgagacgaaATATGGCctacttctaattcttatgtttcttgatGTGGTCACAACAAAAAAcacaagaattaagagcaggagtacatAAACTACTCAACTGACAGAATTTGCCACAGCCCACACTGCCCTATCCCAAGGCATTTGTATTTATAGATCACTTTGATcaggtcccaaagtgcttcacagtcgatTCCCTTGAAGTTTGACTGTTGCTATAAACTCAATAcaactgccatttttttttttttaaacttgcagtaAGATTGATAATGGAGGTGAATGACCAGTTACTGACTCCAAATGTCAACCCTCAACACAGCATGCAGAGAGTCAGGGCCCGACTGTGTGAAACGCAAATcacagaatcagaaatttacagcacggaaggaggccatttcggcccattgtgtccgcgccggccgacaaagagctatccggcctaatcccactttccatctcttggtccatagccctgtaggtcacagcactcgagtgcatatccaggtacttttaaaatgtgatgaggatttcggcctctatcactctttcaagcattgagttccagacccccaccaccctctgggtgaaaatatattTCTGCTCAATGCCCCTCTAATCTTTCttcaaggggttgacttatgaagaaaggtgggagtaagttgggcctacactcattggaattcagaagaatgaggggtgatcttatcaaaacataagagataatgagggggatgcagagaggatgtttccactcataagggaaactaaaactaggggacgtagtcttagaataaggagccacccatttaaaacagatgaggaggaatttcttctcagagggttgtaaatctctggaattctctgccccaggctgagtcattgaatatatttaaggcagagatagacagatttttgagcgataagggagtaaagggttatggggagcgggcagggaagtggagctgagtccatgatcagatcagccatgatcttattgaatggtggagcaggctcgaggggccgaatggcctactcccatttcttatgttcttaaatgccagaagagaaagacagacttgcatttatatagcgtctttcatgacatcccaaagcgctttacagccaaatgaagtactgtttttgaagtgtagtcactgttgtaatgtaggaaacacagcagccaatttgcactcagcaagcagcaatgtgataaaaaaaaagattatctggtcattaagtgatgttgataaatattggcccaggacagcggggacaactcccctgctcttcttcgaaatagtcccatgggatcatttaggtccacccgagaggacagacagggctttTGAAAGAGGGCACGTTTCGTTTGAAAGAGggtacctccgacagtacagcactccctcagcactgtactgggagtatcagcctggattatttattgtactcaagtctctggaatgggactcgaaCACACAATCTTCTGGCTCGGTATAAAGACGAGAGAGAGTGCTATCCACTAGATGACACACGCAAGCAAACGGTGCAAATCAGCTAAAACTCCGTAAGAATTAACCTTTTAGGATTGCAACTCCCCCAGACCATGCTGCACAGCCCTGGAGCGCGCCGCTTCCATTCATAAAAAAAAAGATGCGCCCAGGTTGTGGGCGGAGCCAGTGACAGCGTCGCTGCCATGGTAACGTTCCAAAATAGAACGTCGCTCGGCCGGTTGGGGGGCGGAGCCCTTGCGTGCGTGCGTAGCGTCACCAAGAGAATTCCAATACGTCAACCTTACGCACGCAACCCAGGCGGAGAGCAAGCGTGAGGTTTCCAGCCTGCAGGAAATCGGTGCAACCGATCGATGAATCGATTCTACTCAAATCCGGGGGCGCTGATTGCAGCGTCAAAAACAGACGGCGTATATGCATTTCTTTTAAAAATGGGGGTTCCGATCATTTAGGGCACTTTTCAACCCCATGTCCCTTACTGCCGACACATATGATTATTCTTGGCAAAATATCACTGTCATTACAAAAAATGATCAATTATTGCAACTTCAGCTAAATGGCGACGTTTGCAACCAAAAAAAAATCATCGAATGGCAAATAATTATCCAGCCCAATAAGTGTGACATTTGCAAAGATCAATAATCATTTTATTGCAGATAATCAATTATTGCAACTTCAGCTAATTATGGTGGCGTTTGCAAAGACTATTTTATTGCAAGTAAATCAATTATTGCAAATTATCCCTGGAGTTGAGGCAGAAATAAtcccggggtgggtgggggaagcccCCCTCCCCCAAATTTGTTCCCCCTCTTTTTTGAACTCCACAAACACAGCTACAACACTCAAGCAggaaaaaaaaaggagagagaaagttctctggctgtaAGTGGCACTTACCTGGGCTGCGGTGGTGGGGCTGCCCACACTCTGGCTGAAGGAATCCACCGAGGAAAGGTACTGGGGCTCCGAGGGGGAAGAACTGCAGTGAGAAGTCGAGTCAAAGTCGCCGGAGAATCCCTGGTACATGTCCTCCCAGTCGGTGATGAGCCAAGATTTGTCGCCCCTGGAATCCAGTTTTGCAGATTTGTGGATGGGACAAGCTGGTAATCGCCCGGAGAATTTGAAGCAAAAAATAAAACCCTTTCTCCTTCAatcgtacactctctctctctctctctctctctctgtatatatatatatatatcttgctCTTGTAGTAAAAGGCGTCTGTACTGCTCCAACCGCTGCTTTCTTTATGAATGAACCAGCTCTCCTATTTGCCTTTTTTATATACCAATATATTCCTCTGACGTCAGACTCATTAGAATCTCAGCTCGACCCCGGACGGTGCAAATGGCGAAATTCCGCCTCAAATTCAAGAATCAGCCGCGCCGACAGCCCCAGCACTGAAACTCCCAGCGCCTGTGCTTCGAGTGCCACTCTCTAGAGTCTCCACGCCGCTTTATGGGGGAGCAATCGCCATAAAACCCCTTTCTGCCAGCAAGCTCCGCCCATCCGGGATCCCTGACGTACATGCCCAAATATGGAACTGTTATAGTTTGCTGTTTACTGGTAACCAGGCGCCGACGTCAGAGGGAATCCCTCTCTAGACAGCGGCTTTCTCATGAGAGTTTTAAATAGAAACCCAGCGTGTGCGagcttttatttttaaaattgaGGCTGTAAATTTAACTTTAAAACAATTTACTAGAAGTTACTTAAAACCTCTCGCCCTGGTGTGCAATCCTTGCTGCCCcagaactgtgtgtgtgtgggggggagggggcggtgcggctgtcacattgctgtttgtgggagcttgctgtgcgctaactgGGTGCCCTACAGTTACAACACTTCCAAAATcactttcattggctgtaaagctataTAACTGCACCTTCCTTTAAATACGAAATATAAAGATTCGCGGATGTGTGTTAGGACATTTTGCACCCTCCCTCCTACAACACTGGCCCCAGGGTTAAAGAAACGTTTGCCTTTCCTAAATGCAAATTGTCTCGATCAAAGTCTAGTCTTGAGAGGCGCAGAACTGATTGTCAataacccccccactccaccaGAGTTGGAAATAAAGAGTCGTTTGAAGACTTGGCCTGTGCCAGTAAATTGCATGTGGTCGTCTGCTGGCTGGTCCGTGGTTTGCATTTGCCAGAGAAAGCGATTTCCTTGTTTTTGTGCCcgaggtgagagtgagagtgagcttgGTTTGTCGCCTCCCCCTCGACTCTGCTCAGACACTATTTACATTCCGAAACTGATCACTCAGTGCCCTGGCCTTGATTGAGAGTGGGACACGTGGGTTTCCTGTAAACGGCTGAGTAAAGCTTTGGTCCCTGTTTGTCATTACTGTTGTCGAACCtcgatgaaagacttgcatttctatggcgcctttcacgaccacaggacgtcccaaagcgctttacagccaatgaagtaacttttttgggggagtgtagtcactgttgtaatgtgggaaacgtggcagccaattttagcacagcaagctcccacaaacagcaatgtgacaatgacccagatcatctgctttcgtgatgttggttgtgggagaaatattagcccaggacactagggataactccccctgctcttcttcgaaagagtgtcatgggatcttttgcgtccacctgagagagtggaCGAGGGcctcgggtttaatgtctcatctgaaagacggcacccccgacagtgtggcgctccctcagtactgcactggagtatgcacacagcaagctcccacaaacagcaagtgataatttacatcggatatacggcacagaaacaggcctttcggcccaaccagttcatgccggcggTTATGCTCCAttagagcctcctcccgtctttccttatctaaatctatcagcaaaaccctctattcccttctcccccatatacttatccagcctccccttaaatgcatcgatactattcgcctcaacccctccctgcggcagcgagttccacattctcaccgctctctgggtaaagaagttcttctgaattccctattggatttcttggtgactatcttatattgatggcctctagttatgctcttccccacaagtggaaacactctctctgtatccgctccatcaaaacctttcatcattttaaagacctctattaggttaccccctcaaccttttttcaaaggaatgaccagttcatctattttagcgatgttggttgagggataaatactggcctataaaatgatgaaaggttttgatggagtggatacagagagaatgtttccacttgtggggaagagcaaaactagaggccatcaatataagatcgtcaccgagaaatc contains these protein-coding regions:
- the LOC139239176 gene encoding protein FosB-like isoform X1 translates to MYQGFSGDFDSTSHCSSSPSEPQYLSSVDSFSQSVGSPTTAAQECTPGVGEMPGSFVPTLTAITTSQDLQWMVQPTVISSVAQSQSQAQLPPLPQPTMDPYNLPGTSYSTPGMCSYSSAEPPKPTRASRSRRARDETLTVEEEEKRRVRRERNKLAAAKCRNRRRELTDRLQTETDQLEEEKAELQTQIAELHKEKERLEFVLVAHKPACKLPYAERLSPQPSAATVEVSSLAMASALDGKAPPFNGSFQLPAEVPLASSFYPHCEPLHTPYLNASPQASYTSSFVFTYPEGRNCGLVHQRNSSSDQSSDSLNSPSLLAL
- the LOC139239176 gene encoding protein FosB-like isoform X2 — encoded protein: MYQGFSGDFDSTSHCSSSPSEPQYLSSVDSFSQSVGSPTTAAQECTPGVGEMPGSFVPTLTAITTSQDLQWMVQPTVISSVAQSQSQAQLPPLPQPTMDPYNLPGTSYSTPGMCSYSSAEPPKPTRASRSRRARDETLTVEEEEKRRVRRERNKLAAAKCRNRRRELTDRLQTETDQLEEEKAELQTQIAELHKEKERLEFVLVAHKPACKLPYAERLSPQPSAATVEREGTAASSTSGTAAATNPRTL